A window of Aricia agestis chromosome 3, ilAriAges1.1, whole genome shotgun sequence contains these coding sequences:
- the LOC121725597 gene encoding jerky protein homolog-like: protein MPRVRVRKTSRGEINLSSYSNAYEEVKAGDSLRKAADKHGINHCSLLRYIRKRDVSGKDDEGMGYKAHNRVFNEDQERELSKYLIRCADIYFGLSKKEAYELTIKYNLSRPRTWDDNGMAGEEWFRMFMRRNPELSVHAAQATSLARATSFNKSNVDVFYDNLSIVMDRYKFEPQDIYNVDETGITTVQKPDRVIARRGAGQVDSVTSGERGTLVTVTFAVNAIGNVFPPFFVFPRARFQDHFVRDGPIGSSGAANPSGWMQDESFLNFLKHFQKHSKVSLSHKVLLVLDNHSSHVHINTLDYCKNNGIVLLSFPPHCSHKLQPLD, encoded by the coding sequence atGCCGAGAGTTCGAGTGAGGAAGACTTCCAGAGGGGAAATTAACTTGTCGAGCTATAGTAATGCATATGAGGAGGTAAAAGCTGGGGATTCACTACGGAAAGCGGCGGACAAGCATGGTATAAACCACTGTTCCCTATTAAGATACATTCGAAAGCGAGATGTGTCCGGGAAAGACGATGAAGGTATGGGGTATAAAGCACACAATCGTGTTTTCAATGAAGATCAGGAGCgagaattatcaaaatatttgattcgATGTGCTGATATATATTTCGGACTATCCAAGAAAGAGGCTTACGAACTTAccattaagtataatttatcaCGTCCTCGAACTTGGGATGACAACGGAATGGCTGGTGAAGAATGGTTTCGGATGTTTATGAGAAGAAACCCTGAACTGTCCGTACACGCCGCACAAGCTACAAGCTTAGCAAGGGCGACAAGCTTCAATAAAAGTAACGTAGATGTCTTCTATGATAATCTGTCCATTGTCATGGACCGTTATAAATTTGAGCCCCAAGATATATATAACGTAGATGAAACCGGCATAACCACCGTGCAAAAGCCTGACAGAGTTATAGCTAGACGTGGTGCTGGTCAAGTTGATTCAGTAACCTCAGGTGAAAGAGGTACTTTAGTGACAGTAACCTTTGCAGTAAACGCCATTGGAAATGTTTTCCCACCATTTTTTGTGTTTCCGCGAGCACGATTCCAAGACCATTTTGTTAGGGATGGGCCAATAGGGTCTAGTGGAGCTGCAAATCCCTCAGGTTGGATGCAAGATGAATCATTCCTGAATTTTCTAAAACACTTTCAAAAGCATTCCAAGGTTTCTCTGTCACACAAAGTTTTACTCGTACTAGATAACCATTCCTCACACGTACACATAAACACACTGGACTATTGCAAGAACAATGGAATTGTGTTATTGTCTTTTCCTCCTCATTGCTCTCACAAGCTCCAGCCGCTCGATTGA
- the LOC121725574 gene encoding uncharacterized protein LOC121725574 → MARCVTCDRSLYRGVRRHVLTHHFFDSRRDFVERIFQNLQPLQELAFDGTRSICHPCWHRIEQSLHQRPRTPPIRQVSPSRAAIQVPGFTRAANTSRRCMMESCNNVQLRQMPNSIKVFLLSYYHLYIPPLARICENHLRNTALEDMSQSVSHAQTDFNSGSFGDIVRMYTLALENRCKLNFNNLDEITAEDLHFWTGLNHEEFNSLFDQLPTLSRRSFSAREDLGIYLAKIRTGEPSIRLATLFNKSRQSIDRKIKLARQCLNNDFVPLHLGLDHISRSEIVERNRILPNYIFGDDLWTKALIICDGGYIFIQKSSNFFFQRECYSLHKYTNLIKPFMLVCGDGHILDVAGPYAATASDAVIMRHILENPDGPPEEAPINYYLEQGDTFIVDRGFRDVIPLLESCGYTVHMPPTKRRGETQLTCEEANKSRLVTLCRWVVETINGRFKRDFKMFRYRVFNTALPTVMMDYRIAAALINAFQQPYEDSQYTEQFIETINRNMNRPNLLADYVVERNLNRQRATFVRLEVNDQTFEDFPRLTQEELILFAVGTYHCKIARSYCSEHIKRTGVYEIEAYRDPVLMTLNGEEGALIRCRIQSRHVRSRIYYTYILYKNENSRYAILEHYCTCIHGKRTLGSCAHVMSIIYYLSWARFQNDFIHPGHTLDYVILDLENE, encoded by the exons ATGGCTAGATGTGTTACGTGTGATCGATCATTATACCGTGGTGTTCGGAGACACGTTCTTACGCATCATTTTTTTGATTCCCGGAGAGATTTCGTTGAGCGCATTTTCCAGAACTTGCAACCGCTACAGGAG cTTGCATTTGATGGAACGAGGTCGATATGCCATCCTTGTTGGCATAGAATTGAGCAATCCTTACATCAGCGACCACGTACTCCACCTATACGTCAAGTGTCACCGAGTCGTGCAGCAATCCAAGTTCCGGGTTTCACTAGAGCGGCAAACACTTCCCGTCGCTGTATGATGGAGAGTTGTAATAATGTGCAACTCCGGCAAATGCCTAATTCAATTAAGGTATTTTTGCTCAGTTATTACCACCTGTACATACCCCCACTTGCGAGGATTTGCGAAAATCATCTTCGAAATACTGCATTGGAAGACATGTCTCAGAGTGTGTCTCATGCTCAAACTGATTTTAATAGTGGAAGTTTCGGAGACATTGTACGTATGTATACATTAGCACTAGAAAACAGATGCAAATTGAATTTTAACAATTTGGATGAAATAACAGCAGAAGATTTACATTTTTGGACTGGCTTGAACCATGAAGAGTTCAATAGCTTATTTGATCAATTACCGACTTTGTCCCGCAGATCTTTTTCTGCTCGAGAGGATCTAGGTATATATTTAGCTAAAATAAGAACGGGTGAACCCAGTATACGACTGGCAACGCTTTTTAATAAATCAAGACAAAGTATAGACAGAAAAATTAAATTGGCGAGACAGTGCCTTAACAATGATTTTGTTCCATTACATTTAGGGCTAGATCACATTAGCAGATCAGAAATAGTCGAAAGAAACCGAATTCTTCCCAACTACATCTTTGGGGATGACCTTTGGACAAAAGCATTAATAATATGTGACGGAGGttacattttcatacaaaaaagcTCTAACTTCTTCTTCCAAAGAGAATGCTACAGTCTTCATAAATACACAAATCTAATCAAGCCTTTTATGTTGGTCTGCGGTGatggacatattttagatgtcgCAGGTCCATACGCAGCCACTGCCTCAGATGCTGTAATCATGCGGCACATTTTGGAAAATCCTGATGGCCCACCTGAGGAGGcaccaattaattattatcttgaaCAAGGTGATACGTTCATTGTTGATAGAGGTTTCCGGGATGTTATTCCTCTGCTTGAGTCGTGCGGCTATACAGTCCATATGCCCCCAACGAAAAGGCGCGGTGAAACACAATTAACATGTGAAGAAGCCAATAAATCTAGATTGGTGACCTTGTGTAGATGGGTTGTTGAAACAATAAATGGAAGGTTCAAGCGTGACTTCAAAATGTTTAGATACCGGGTATTTAATACAGCTTTACCTACCGTAATGATGGATTACAGAATAGCTGCAGCACTAATAAACGCGTTTCAACAGCCCTACGAAGATAGCCAATATACAGAACAGTTTATAGAAACCATAAACAGGAACATGAATAGGCCCAATCTTTTGGCTGACTATGTTGTTGAGCGCAACTTAAATCGCCAACGAGCAACCTTTGTGCGCTTGGAAGTTAATGACCAGACATTCGAAGATTTCCCCAGACTGACACAAGAAGAACTAATATTGTTTGCCGTGGGAACATATCATTGCAAAATAGCACGTTCCTATTGCAGTGAGCACATAAAACGAACAGGTGTTTATGAAATTGAAGCTTACAGAGATCCAGTACTTATGACATTGAATGGTGAAGAAGGAGCATTGATAAGATGCCGAATTCAATCTAGGCACGTTAGAAGTAGAATTTACTACacatatatattgtataaaaatgaaaatagtaGATACGCTATTTTAGAACACTATTGTACATGTATTCACGGAAAGAGGACATTGGGCAGCTGTGCTCATGTGATGAGTATTATATATTACTTGAGCTGGGCCAGATTTCAAAATGACTTTATTCATCCTGGACACACATTGGATTATGTAATTCTAGATTTAGAAAATgaataa
- the LOC121725643 gene encoding uncharacterized protein LOC121725643 yields MEDDTAWSEEKAFCLIDAYRVREILWNPQNENYFKKNLKQDAWSEIAKLMSMTVEKCNNKIVSLLSSYRREKLKEKKSKGTGKGASETYISRWFAYDALKFLDDRNTPRKRKNTESLHRSDLENTADQNVFTPPVLPNECSPKSAKQTRRDDNVLSDVMGILKTTANKLDNSIGISDTTKSFASFIGAKMTSYSPQTRTSVEHAIFEIIMKADRGYYESWRHQNNHAYGSHQDDYLSRARQNCVDLTGYSNRPSTSAGPPSGTNEAGPYGYTTARNEDTTDYPTNQPPLSVSSQESYTSSMDDFNDLM; encoded by the exons ATGGAGGACGACACTGCGTGGAGTGAGGAAAAAGCATTTTGCTTGATAGATGCGTACAGAGTTCGTGAAATTTTGTGGAACCCACaaaatgaaaactattttaAGAAAAATCTTAAGCAAGATGCGTGGTCGGAAATCGCAAAGTTGATGTCAATGACTGTAGAAAAATGCAACAACAAAATTGTTAGTCTTCTCTCTTCATACCGCCGCGAAAAGCTgaaggaaaaaaaatcaaagggGACAGGAAAAG GTGCCTCGGAAACATACATAAGTCGATGGTTTGCCTATGATGCTTTGAAGTTCTTAGACGACAGGAACACACCGAGAAAGAGAAAAAATACG gAGTCACTTCATCGCTCGGACTTGGAAAACACTGCCGACCAAAATGTGTTCACCCCTCCAGTACTACCAAATGAATGTAGTCCAAAGAGCGCTAAACAAACCAGGAGGGATGACAATGTGCTCTCAGATGTGATGGGAATACTGAAAACAACAGCCAACAAATTGGACAATTCGATAGGTATTTCTGATACAACGAAAAGTTTCGCTTCCTTTATAGGGGCTAAAATGACTAGTTATTCTCCACAAACTAGGACTTCGGTCGAACAtgcaatttttgaaataattatgaaagcTGACAGGGGATATTACGAATCGTGGCGTCATCAAAATAACCATGCATATGGTTCACACCAAGATGACTATTTATCCAGGGCAAGACAGAACTGTGTGGATCTGACCGGATATTCTAATCGTCCCTCAACATCGGCCGGACCACCATCGGGCACAAACGAAGCGGGACCCTATGGCTATACTACGGCAAGAAATGAAGATACTACTGACTATCCAACCAACCAGCCGCCCTTGTCGGTCTCTTCACAAGAGTCTTACACGTCTTCTATGGATGACTTTAATGATTTAATGTGA